A window of Prevotella fusca JCM 17724 genomic DNA:
CAATGAAGAGTTTAACCCTTGCCAGTAACTCTCTTATATGTGTCCATATAGCCCTTGGATGGCGCACGTCGTCGGCATTATACCCCACGGCATTGATGTTCATCTCGTCTGCTAAGAAGATGCTGCGTTCGTTATGCCACTTCTGAGAGATGATAATCATGTCATGTACATCGAAGTTTTGTTTTATATTCCTCATAGAGAGTAGGGTGCGATAGCCTTGTCCGTCCATCGTGATGACACTGTCAGGTACGCCTCTTTTCATCAGGTCTTGGCGCATTGTCTGTGGCTCGTCATAACCTTCTCGCTTGTCTCCACTGATGATGAGCTGTCTGAACTTTCCATGTTTGTAAAGTTCTGCTGTGGCATTGATGCGTGCCATGTAGAAGGCACTCGGCTTTTTACCGTCCCTTGCCTTTGGGTTTGTGCCGAGCAGTAAGGCTGTCTCCATTTCAGGAACGTTGTTGATGTCGTTGAATGTCCTGCCTTCTGCATTCTTGTCAACGATAAAGTTACAGAGTACGACTACGGCTCCGAGTAAGGTAATGATAGCGATAGTGGAGTAAATGATTCGCTTCTTCCTCTGTTTGTTTCTTTTCATTTTTATTTGAATTAAATATACCAAGTTG
This region includes:
- a CDS encoding SanA/YdcF family protein, which encodes MKRNKQRKKRIIYSTIAIITLLGAVVVLCNFIVDKNAEGRTFNDINNVPEMETALLLGTNPKARDGKKPSAFYMARINATAELYKHGKFRQLIISGDKREGYDEPQTMRQDLMKRGVPDSVITMDGQGYRTLLSMRNIKQNFDVHDMIIISQKWHNERSIFLADEMNINAVGYNADDVRHPRAIWTHIRELLARVKLFIDLHVTHRKDFCK